One window of the Maylandia zebra isolate NMK-2024a linkage group LG19, Mzebra_GT3a, whole genome shotgun sequence genome contains the following:
- the LOC112429859 gene encoding ladderlectin, which translates to MKTVLLLSALLYAALAVPAEDNQQTSAQEFEGAAKPQARFSFCPDGWFSYGPRCFKFINSPRSWFSAEEYCNSLGGNLASVTNLREYSFLQQMTQTAGQTTAWLGGFSLQNQWLWIDREGFYYTNWYSQSSSSSYPCLFLRSTYGWGNTLCTSSYSFICSKNPFGC; encoded by the exons ATGAAGACTGTCCTGCTCCTCTCCGCTCTCCTCTATGCTGCACTGGCAG TTCCAGCTGAAGACAATCAGCAGACTTCAG cccAGGAGTTTGAAGGAGCAGCCAAACCTCAAG CTCGTTTTAGCTTCTGTCCAGATGGCTGGTTCAGCTATGGTCCTCGCTGCTTCAAGTTCATCAATAGTCCCAGGTCCTGGTTCTCTGCTGAG GAGTACTGCAATAGTCTGGGTGGCAATCTGGCCTCAGTTACCAACCTCAGAGAGTACAGCTTCCTCCAACAGATGACACAGACAGCGGGTCAGACTACTGCTTGGCTGGGAGGTTTCAGCCTGCAG AACCAGTGGCTTTGGATTGACCGTGAGGGTTTCTATTACACCAACTGGTACAGCCAGTCCTCTTCCAGCAGCTACCCTTGCCTCTTCCTACGATCCACCT ATGGTTGGGGTAACACTCTGTGTACTTCCAGTTATTCTTTCATCTGCTCTAAGAATCCATTTGGTTGTTAA
- the LOC106676004 gene encoding interferon-inducible GTPase 5-like, which produces MHICFYTPSQEADKIPLKIAITGESKSGNSAFVSALRGIKSIGDEDEGAAPTGVVETTSEVTEYLHPNYPNVTLWDLPGIGTTKFLVKEIQKMKKKFYFVRSKIDNNIRDEERKKDFSKEGTLRKIRDDSVQGLQKEGFESPQVFLVSSFEPHIYEFSELQQTLERELPAHQSDALLRAMSNINEEIINKKKEAFQSRIKYYSTLSAAAGGVPVPELSVNVDYSMMLSVVTDYVTGFGLDKQSLKKLAASSGVSYDDLCAVIKSELAKIPAEFFMKMFISVQGKAALMEAGKVSRNSFLFVTAASMSLSFTTTYFTLSYFLIQLADDAQRVFNRALGVNISV; this is translated from the exons ATGCATATTTGcttttacacacccagtcaagAAGCAGATAAGATTCCACTAAAAATCGCCATCACAGGAGAATCTAAATCTGGTAATTCCGCCTTTGTTAGTGCCTTAAGAGGCATAAAGAGCATTGGTGATGAAGATGAGGGCGCTGCACCCACTGGTGTTGTGGAAACCACCTCAGAGGTCACAGAGTACCTCCATCCAAACTATCCCAATGTTACTTTATGGGATCTTCCTGGAATCGGCACCACCAAGTTTCTTGTAAAGGAGATTcagaagatgaagaaaaagttctactttgttCGCTCAAAGATCGACAACAACATACGTGatgaggaaagaaagaaagacttcAGTAAAGAGGGGACTCTTAGAAAAATCAGAGACGACTCTGTTCAAG GTCTTCAGAAAGAAGGTTTTGAGTCTCCACAGGTCTTCCTGGTGTCCAGCTTTGAGCCTCACATTTATGAATTCTCTGAATTACAACAGACCTTAGAGAGAGAACTTCCTGCACACCAGAGTGATGCTCTGCTGCGTGCCATGTCCAACATCAACGAGGAGATCATCAACAAGAAGAAAGAAGCTTTTCAGTCCAGAATAAAATACTACTCTACTCTGtctgcagctgcaggaggtGTTCCAGTTCCTGAGCTGTCTGTTAATGTTGATTACAGCATGATGCTTTCAGTTGTCACAGATTATGTAACTGGGTTTGGTCTTGATAAGCAGTCTCTGAAGAAACTTGCTGCCAGCTCAGGTGTGTCATATGATGATTTGTGTGCTGTCATTAAGTCAGAACTGGCTAAAATACCTGCAGAGTTCTTCATGAAAATGTTTATCTCAGTTCAAGGTAAAGCTGCATTAATGGAAGCAGGGAAAGTATCCAGAAATTCTTTCCTATTTGTAACTGCAGCCTCAATGAGCCTCTCTTTTACAACAACCTACTTCACTCTGAGTTATTTCCTCATCCAGCTTGCTGATGATGCTCAGAGGGTGTTTAACAGAGCTCTGGGTGTGAACATATCAGTGTGA